One segment of Vagococcus martis DNA contains the following:
- a CDS encoding pectate lyase-like adhesive domain-containing protein, with protein sequence MKKNILYLILIFIGMLITANISYAEELNTPYVEKYKLTGKTTNDNYQKTYSELNKQQNDDWNAKYNFKPETNVKTVSTWNEFKNAFQDNNVSKIILNNDIKANSAERLDRQESMELDGQGHELHLNRGTINVDSLPNIESFTKKFSSVPVFHMHDIKPVQDDANDPTQAATRWAYLNGGRGLEGDGVRNTQRGIWQYRIGNLITPTNGDGQRNQKINGRLINANGGHISIWGYNKVISAAENFYTGGITYDPFTYYIGEIAHYNYSTIWFLNSRENYNGSPGEENLTMTENFDIGDNSFVYLHNTGNGESFPGVYEHFNNINVGEYATFNVNVPGTAVAFNHNNSTFLGKKGSKVNLLSRAGSATILMSNTQSTRPTPSTSQMKKVNFTMLEDSELYVYGNNRYGVVAYDRSVPDAVVSLESLEAFDITNTNKNRFVGANGTAASNQNEGHIFKVSNSDISLWKNNTDLNHSPDYDVSEVGLFQVDTKGNFTTTSDELKTVYKIDDFSRISGMNTVPQVEWNPVTDADYTQKAKVFLGDIPIGGSDPFDEYGDAKTKPVYADEIRKAQVKFTDTLGNEHIGVSESDNYVYFRKNDHKVAGFQKAGEIMSATPSRVNGNNGGTYREGVLRKTRVIDVTPPNPAELKSNNIVTNSDRQIKGQNGEPGASVYMSINGKEKQKIATVEADGSWSYQLDSYLELNDKLVFYVEDKSGKAPDSIVEGKVTVPLDPKVPATNNENGNINPDKETSYRDAVFKPALIVTVKDIIPRTPNITKDVESDTPENVSKDKQVTQVGSTLTYTITAQNIEPENSDKVLLNTVIEDEIPMGLTFDLSKVTVTKNDIEQPTDTLTYTEYSEEEKQTKNKQGKLTYSAQDLQPQDTIKLTIKAIVNRDGVGKVINNTASIIGKSPRLENINDDTSNNIEIKNNANVDNPGGTVFGVLSLISAPEKFDFGKVKLTDFNKVQAVDMKSTENPVIPLVVEDTRGIKSNWRVTATLIEEMNYTKPGESTPSDTLTDSLSFTYKNVNNILRLNVPVTVFDSKDDTVKDEYKISENFWQQNNQDNTKQDGLKMKANKVPTANEYKGKLEWTIEDVKTN encoded by the coding sequence ATGAAAAAAAATATTTTATATTTAATTTTAATATTTATAGGAATGCTTATTACAGCAAATATATCATATGCTGAAGAGCTAAATACGCCATATGTAGAAAAATATAAATTAACAGGTAAAACAACAAATGACAATTATCAGAAGACGTATTCCGAACTCAACAAACAACAAAATGACGATTGGAATGCTAAGTATAATTTTAAACCCGAAACGAATGTTAAAACAGTTTCAACATGGAATGAGTTTAAGAATGCCTTTCAAGATAATAATGTTTCTAAAATTATTTTAAATAATGATATTAAAGCGAATAGCGCAGAACGATTAGACAGACAGGAATCTATGGAGCTTGATGGTCAAGGTCATGAATTACATCTGAATCGAGGCACAATTAATGTTGACTCACTTCCAAATATAGAGAGTTTTACAAAAAAGTTTTCATCTGTTCCAGTTTTTCATATGCATGATATAAAACCTGTTCAGGATGATGCAAACGATCCTACCCAAGCAGCTACAAGATGGGCTTATTTAAATGGCGGAAGAGGTTTAGAAGGCGATGGAGTTCGTAATACCCAACGGGGGATATGGCAATATCGTATAGGTAATCTTATTACACCTACTAATGGTGATGGACAAAGAAATCAGAAAATAAACGGACGTTTAATAAACGCTAATGGTGGACATATTAGTATTTGGGGTTATAACAAAGTTATTTCAGCTGCTGAAAATTTCTATACTGGAGGAATAACATATGACCCTTTCACGTATTATATTGGCGAAATAGCTCATTATAATTATTCAACAATATGGTTTCTAAATTCACGTGAGAATTACAATGGCTCTCCGGGTGAAGAAAACTTAACTATGACTGAAAATTTCGATATCGGTGACAATTCTTTTGTTTATCTACATAACACTGGAAATGGAGAATCTTTCCCTGGAGTGTATGAACATTTCAACAATATTAATGTAGGTGAGTATGCTACATTTAATGTGAATGTACCAGGAACTGCTGTTGCGTTTAATCATAACAACTCAACTTTTTTAGGAAAAAAAGGGTCTAAGGTGAATCTTCTATCTAGAGCGGGAAGCGCAACTATATTGATGAGCAATACACAGTCGACTCGTCCAACTCCTTCTACTAGTCAAATGAAAAAAGTAAACTTTACTATGTTGGAAGATTCGGAACTATATGTCTATGGTAACAATAGGTATGGAGTAGTTGCTTATGATAGGAGTGTGCCAGACGCCGTTGTATCTTTGGAGAGTTTGGAAGCATTTGATATTACAAATACAAATAAAAATCGGTTTGTAGGCGCAAATGGTACGGCAGCATCAAATCAAAATGAAGGACATATTTTTAAGGTTTCAAATTCTGATATATCTTTATGGAAAAACAACACAGATTTGAATCATTCCCCAGATTATGATGTATCAGAGGTAGGCTTATTTCAAGTTGATACAAAAGGAAACTTTACAACAACTAGTGATGAATTAAAAACAGTTTATAAAATAGATGATTTCAGCAGAATATCTGGAATGAACACAGTGCCTCAGGTTGAGTGGAATCCAGTTACTGATGCCGATTATACACAGAAAGCTAAGGTGTTTTTAGGTGATATACCAATCGGAGGTAGTGACCCGTTTGATGAATACGGAGATGCAAAAACAAAACCTGTCTACGCTGATGAAATAAGAAAAGCGCAAGTGAAATTTACTGATACTTTGGGTAATGAGCATATAGGAGTATCAGAATCAGATAATTATGTTTATTTTAGAAAAAATGATCATAAAGTAGCTGGATTTCAAAAAGCAGGTGAGATAATGAGTGCAACGCCTTCTCGAGTTAACGGAAATAATGGAGGGACATATCGTGAAGGTGTTTTAAGGAAAACAAGAGTTATAGATGTTACACCACCAAATCCTGCTGAGCTAAAGAGTAACAATATAGTAACTAATTCAGATAGGCAGATTAAAGGCCAAAATGGTGAACCGGGCGCTTCTGTTTATATGTCAATAAATGGTAAAGAAAAACAGAAAATTGCTACTGTTGAAGCTGATGGATCATGGAGTTATCAACTAGATAGCTACCTAGAACTTAATGATAAATTAGTGTTTTATGTGGAGGATAAATCTGGAAAGGCTCCTGATTCAATAGTAGAGGGGAAAGTCACAGTGCCGTTAGACCCGAAAGTGCCAGCTACAAATAATGAAAATGGGAATATTAACCCAGATAAAGAAACGTCATACCGAGATGCTGTGTTTAAACCAGCACTGATAGTAACAGTTAAAGATATTATTCCAAGAACACCAAATATCACAAAGGATGTTGAATCTGATACACCAGAGAATGTATCTAAAGATAAACAAGTAACGCAAGTTGGAAGTACCTTAACTTATACGATAACAGCCCAAAATATAGAACCAGAAAATAGTGACAAAGTATTATTGAATACTGTTATAGAGGATGAAATTCCAATGGGACTAACTTTTGATTTATCTAAAGTAACGGTTACTAAAAATGATATTGAACAACCGACAGATACGTTAACATATACTGAATATTCTGAGGAAGAAAAGCAGACCAAAAATAAGCAAGGAAAATTGACATATTCCGCTCAGGACTTACAACCTCAAGATACTATTAAATTAACGATAAAAGCTATCGTTAATCGTGATGGTGTTGGAAAAGTTATTAATAATACAGCTAGTATTATAGGCAAATCACCAAGATTAGAGAATATTAATGATGATACGTCGAATAATATTGAAATAAAGAACAATGCTAACGTTGATAATCCTGGAGGGACTGTGTTTGGAGTATTGAGTTTAATTTCTGCTCCAGAAAAATTTGATTTTGGTAAAGTAAAATTAACTGATTTTAATAAAGTGCAAGCTGTTGATATGAAATCGACCGAAAATCCGGTAATACCACTTGTTGTTGAAGACACAAGAGGTATCAAAAGTAATTGGCGAGTGACAGCAACTTTAATAGAAGAAATGAATTACACCAAACCAGGTGAAAGTACACCAAGCGACACGCTAACTGATTCTTTAAGCTTTACCTATAAAAATGTAAATAATATATTAAGGCTTAATGTTCCAGTAACTGTTTTTGATAGTAAAGATGACACAGTTAAGGATGAATATAAAATATCAGAGAATTTTTGGCAACAAAATAATCAAGATAATACTAAACAAGATGGATTAAAAATGAAAGCTAATAAAGTCCCAACTGCAAATGAATATAAAGGAAAATTAGAGTGGACAATAGAAGATGTCAAAACTAATTAA
- the tnpA gene encoding IS200/IS605 family transposase, which produces MSNDDKSLAHTRWNCKYHLVFTPKYRRKVIYGELRKDIGKILRKLCEMKDVEIIEAHAMPDHIHMLVKIPPKQSVSGFMGFLKGRSAVLIHEQHGNLKYKYGNKSFWSKGYYVSTVGLNQKTIQKYIREQESDDRVRDSISKREYMDPFKK; this is translated from the coding sequence ATGTCTAATGACGATAAAAGTTTAGCACACACAAGGTGGAATTGTAAGTATCATTTAGTATTTACCCCCAAATATAGAAGGAAAGTAATTTATGGGGAGTTAAGGAAAGATATAGGAAAAATATTGAGAAAGTTATGCGAGATGAAAGATGTAGAAATAATAGAGGCACACGCAATGCCAGATCATATTCATATGCTAGTAAAAATACCTCCAAAACAATCGGTGTCAGGTTTTATGGGATTTCTTAAAGGAAGAAGTGCTGTCTTAATTCATGAGCAACACGGAAATTTGAAATATAAATATGGAAATAAAAGTTTTTGGTCTAAAGGATATTATGTGAGTACTGTGGGATTGAATCAGAAGACAATCCAAAAATATATTCGAGAACAAGAGTCTGATGATAGAGTAAGAGATAGTATAAGTAAACGTGAATACATGGATCCATTTAAAAAATAG
- a CDS encoding recombinase family protein translates to MTKFGYVRKDYPDETLSQVKNIMEYGCDELFIENSDLTLDKELFILMNRLSQGDTLVVSSLLVFGKSSSEFHDIISSIIQKKAELISIKEKINTKQTYSFQTVLKLLDMVNKEVTSKKIKQQLMRLRENGKQLGRPTVDQGTIDMIKFLRKNKQLNLRQIAEKCDVSIGTVHKYVS, encoded by the coding sequence ATGACAAAATTTGGTTATGTTCGTAAGGATTATCCTGATGAAACTCTATCACAAGTTAAGAATATCATGGAATATGGATGTGATGAGTTATTTATAGAAAATAGTGATTTAACATTAGATAAAGAATTATTTATACTAATGAATCGTCTTTCTCAAGGAGATACATTAGTGGTATCAAGTCTTTTAGTATTTGGAAAATCAAGTAGTGAGTTTCACGACATTATTAGTTCCATCATACAAAAAAAAGCTGAACTGATTAGTATTAAAGAAAAAATTAATACGAAGCAGACTTATTCTTTTCAAACAGTTTTAAAATTATTAGATATGGTCAATAAAGAAGTTACTAGCAAAAAGATTAAACAACAATTAATGAGACTTAGAGAAAATGGAAAACAATTAGGACGCCCTACAGTCGATCAAGGGACAATTGATATGATTAAATTCCTCAGAAAAAACAAACAATTGAATTTACGTCAGATTGCTGAAAAATGTGATGTGTCAATTGGGACAGTTCATAAATATGTTTCTTAA